The following coding sequences are from one Bradyrhizobium sp. WSM471 window:
- a CDS encoding endonuclease domain-containing protein, which yields MPRDPHHRPTARHLRQFAKNMRHEPTDAEAAMWRLLRDRRLSAYKFRRQAPIENYILDFVCFEKRLVIEIDGSQHAESQRDAARDAALSVEGFSIVRYWNNDVLQQPTSVLEDVLAKLALR from the coding sequence ATGCCGCGCGACCCGCACCATCGGCCGACTGCCAGGCATCTTCGCCAGTTCGCGAAGAACATGCGGCACGAGCCGACGGATGCGGAAGCAGCGATGTGGCGCTTACTGAGGGATCGCCGGCTATCGGCCTACAAATTTCGCCGACAGGCTCCGATCGAGAACTACATTCTCGACTTCGTCTGCTTCGAGAAGCGCCTCGTTATCGAGATCGACGGCAGTCAGCATGCGGAATCGCAACGCGATGCAGCGCGTGATGCGGCTCTCTCCGTAGAGGGTTTCTCGATAGTGCGCTACTGGAACAACGACGTGCTCCAGCAGCCCACTTCTGTATTGGAGGACGTTCTTGCAAAGCTCGCCCTGCGGTAA
- the dnaN gene encoding DNA polymerase III subunit beta, with translation MKVTVERAQLLKSLGHVHRVVERRNTIPILGNVLVRAENTKLSLKATDLDLEVTETLAAETATAGSTTVPAHMFYDIVRKLPDGSQIVLEADGDRAVLAIRAGRSRFTLQTLPENDFPDLAAGDMSHSFSLAAKDVKRLIDRTQFAISTEETRYYLNGIYLHAAGSAKAATLRGVATDGHRLAQLDLVQPKGAEGMPGVIVPRKTVGEVQRLIEDNEAEVTIELSQAKIRFTIGNVVLTSKLIDGTFPDYGRVIPQGNDKELVVDKKDFENAVDRVSTISSERGRAVKLSLSPGKLVLSVTNPDSGSATEELEVEYASDALDIGFNSRYLLDIAAQIEGDVATLRLADPGSPTLVQDRDDKSALYVLMPMRV, from the coding sequence ATGAAGGTTACGGTCGAACGCGCGCAACTCCTGAAGTCGCTGGGCCACGTCCACCGCGTGGTCGAGCGCCGCAACACGATTCCGATCCTCGGCAACGTGCTTGTTAGGGCCGAGAATACAAAATTGTCGCTGAAGGCGACCGACCTCGACCTCGAGGTCACCGAAACGCTCGCGGCGGAAACCGCGACCGCGGGCTCCACCACCGTGCCGGCGCACATGTTCTACGACATCGTGCGCAAGCTGCCGGATGGTTCGCAGATCGTGCTCGAAGCCGACGGCGACCGCGCCGTGCTGGCGATCCGCGCCGGCCGCTCCCGCTTCACGCTGCAGACCCTGCCGGAGAACGATTTCCCGGATCTCGCCGCCGGCGACATGTCGCATTCGTTCAGCCTCGCCGCCAAGGACGTCAAGCGACTGATCGATCGCACCCAGTTCGCGATCTCCACGGAGGAGACCCGCTATTATCTCAACGGCATCTATCTGCATGCCGCGGGCTCGGCCAAGGCCGCCACCCTGCGCGGCGTCGCCACCGACGGCCACCGCCTCGCCCAGCTCGACCTGGTCCAGCCCAAGGGCGCCGAGGGCATGCCCGGCGTGATCGTGCCGCGCAAGACCGTCGGCGAGGTGCAGCGCCTGATCGAGGACAACGAGGCCGAGGTCACGATCGAGCTGTCGCAGGCCAAGATCCGCTTCACCATCGGCAATGTGGTGCTGACCTCGAAGCTGATCGACGGCACCTTCCCCGACTACGGTCGCGTGATCCCGCAGGGCAACGACAAGGAGCTGGTCGTCGACAAGAAGGATTTCGAGAACGCGGTCGACCGCGTCTCGACGATCTCCAGCGAGCGCGGACGGGCCGTGAAACTCTCGCTGTCGCCGGGCAAGCTGGTGCTGTCGGTGACCAATCCGGATTCCGGCAGCGCGACCGAAGAGCTCGAAGTCGAATACGCTTCCGACGCCCTCGATATCGGCTTCAACTCCCGCTACCTGCTCGACATCGCCGCCCAGATCGAAGGCGACGTTGCAACGCTCCGGCTCGCCGACCCGGGCTCACCGACCTTGGTGCAAGACCGCGACGACAAGAGCGCGCTCTACGTGCTGATGCCGATGCGGGTGTGA
- the gyrB gene encoding DNA topoisomerase (ATP-hydrolyzing) subunit B encodes MTEPARQTPAENEPSNPSDYGAESIRVLKGLDAVRKRPGMYIGDTDDGSGLHHMVYEVVDNAIDEALAGHATRVDVILNADNSVTVRDDGRGIPVDIHKGEGISAAEVIMTQLHAGGKFDQNSYKVSGGLHGVGVSVVNALSSKLGLRIWRDNKEHYIEFAHGDAVAPLKVVGDAPGRRGTEVTFQASTETFKNIEYDFATLEHRLRELAFLNSGVNIALSDMRHAVEKREEMHYSGGVEEFVKYLDRNKKAIVPAPIMVRAEANGIGVEAALWWNDSYHENVLCFTNNIPQRDGGTHLAGFRGALTRQVNGYAEANAKKEKIALTGDDCREGLTAVLSVKVPDPKFSSQTKDKLVSSEVRPVVENVLNEALQAWFEEHPSEAKMIVGKVIQAAAAREAARKARELTRKSPLSVSSLPGKLADCQEKDPAKSELFIVEGDSAGGSAKQGRNREFQAVLPLRGKILNVERVRPDKMLHSEQIGTLITALGTGISDEFSIEKLRYHKIIVMTDADVDGAHIRTLLLTFFYRQMREIIDGGYLYIAQPPLYKVNRGKSEQYLKDERALEDYLIDTGLDDCVYIPGTGGDRTGRDLRSLVDDARAVRGVLRSLHTRYNRKVIEQAAITGVLNKAIYGDPEKAAAAAQYIAARLDTLADEVERGWIGQYVEGHGFQFERTVRGVKDVALIDDAFLGSVEARKLDEYTVKLQDVYARPGKLRRKDTEHMVYGPVDLFEAVTDAGRKGVSLQRYKGLGEMNPEQLWQTTLDINARSLLQVKVKEVDEADDIFTKLMGDVVEPRRDFIQEHSLSATIDI; translated from the coding sequence ATGACTGAACCTGCTCGGCAGACGCCTGCCGAAAACGAACCCTCAAATCCGAGCGATTACGGGGCGGAATCGATCCGCGTGCTCAAGGGTCTCGACGCCGTTCGCAAGCGCCCCGGCATGTATATCGGCGACACCGATGACGGCTCGGGCCTGCATCACATGGTGTACGAGGTCGTGGACAACGCGATCGACGAGGCGCTCGCGGGCCACGCCACGCGCGTGGACGTGATCCTCAATGCCGACAATTCCGTCACCGTGCGCGACGACGGCCGCGGCATTCCCGTCGACATCCACAAGGGCGAAGGCATCTCGGCAGCCGAGGTCATCATGACCCAGCTTCATGCCGGCGGTAAGTTCGACCAGAATTCCTACAAGGTTTCCGGCGGCCTGCACGGCGTCGGCGTCTCCGTCGTCAACGCGCTGTCGAGCAAGCTCGGCTTGCGCATCTGGCGCGACAACAAGGAACACTACATCGAATTCGCCCATGGCGATGCGGTCGCGCCGCTCAAGGTGGTCGGCGACGCGCCCGGCAGGCGCGGCACCGAGGTGACGTTCCAGGCCTCGACCGAAACCTTCAAGAACATCGAGTATGATTTCGCCACGCTGGAGCACCGGCTGCGCGAGCTCGCCTTCCTCAACTCCGGCGTCAACATCGCTCTCTCCGACATGCGTCACGCCGTCGAGAAGCGCGAGGAGATGCATTATTCGGGCGGCGTCGAGGAATTCGTCAAATATCTCGACCGCAACAAGAAGGCGATCGTGCCGGCGCCGATCATGGTGCGCGCGGAAGCCAACGGCATCGGTGTCGAGGCCGCCTTGTGGTGGAACGACAGCTACCACGAGAACGTGCTGTGCTTCACCAACAACATCCCGCAGCGCGACGGCGGCACGCATCTGGCCGGTTTCCGCGGCGCGCTGACGCGCCAGGTCAACGGCTATGCCGAGGCCAACGCGAAAAAGGAAAAGATCGCGCTCACCGGTGACGATTGCCGCGAAGGCCTCACCGCCGTGCTGTCCGTGAAGGTGCCGGACCCAAAATTCTCGTCGCAGACCAAGGACAAGCTGGTGTCCTCGGAAGTGCGTCCCGTGGTCGAGAACGTGCTCAACGAGGCGCTGCAGGCCTGGTTTGAGGAGCATCCCTCCGAAGCCAAGATGATCGTCGGCAAGGTGATCCAGGCGGCCGCCGCCCGCGAAGCCGCGCGAAAGGCGCGCGAGCTGACGCGCAAGAGCCCGCTCTCGGTCTCTTCGCTGCCCGGCAAACTCGCCGACTGCCAGGAGAAGGATCCGGCCAAGTCCGAACTCTTCATCGTCGAGGGTGACTCGGCAGGCGGCAGCGCCAAGCAGGGCCGCAACCGCGAATTCCAGGCCGTGCTGCCGCTGCGCGGCAAGATCCTCAACGTCGAACGCGTGCGTCCCGACAAGATGCTGCACAGCGAGCAGATCGGCACGCTGATCACCGCGCTCGGCACCGGCATCAGCGACGAGTTCTCGATCGAGAAGCTGCGCTATCACAAGATCATCGTGATGACGGACGCCGACGTCGACGGCGCCCACATCCGCACGCTGCTGCTCACGTTCTTCTACCGGCAGATGCGCGAGATCATCGACGGCGGCTATCTCTACATCGCCCAGCCGCCGCTCTATAAGGTCAACCGCGGCAAGTCCGAGCAATATCTGAAGGACGAGCGGGCGCTGGAAGATTATCTGATCGATACCGGACTCGACGACTGCGTCTACATTCCCGGCACCGGCGGCGATCGTACCGGCCGCGACCTGCGCTCGCTGGTCGACGACGCCCGCGCCGTCCGCGGCGTCCTGCGCAGCCTGCACACCCGCTACAATCGCAAGGTGATCGAGCAGGCTGCCATCACCGGCGTGCTCAACAAGGCGATCTACGGCGATCCGGAGAAGGCCGCCGCGGCCGCGCAATACATCGCCGCCCGCCTCGACACCCTCGCCGACGAGGTCGAGCGCGGCTGGATCGGTCAATACGTCGAAGGCCATGGTTTCCAGTTCGAGCGCACGGTGCGCGGCGTCAAGGACGTCGCTCTCATCGACGACGCGTTCCTGGGCTCAGTCGAAGCCCGCAAGCTCGACGAGTACACGGTCAAGCTCCAGGACGTTTATGCCCGCCCGGGCAAGCTGCGGCGCAAGGACACCGAGCACATGGTTTACGGCCCGGTCGATCTGTTCGAAGCCGTCACCGACGCCGGCCGCAAGGGCGTCTCGCTGCAGCGCTACAAAGGGCTGGGCGAGATGAATCCGGAGCAGCTCTGGCAGACGACGCTGGATATCAATGCGCGATCACTGCTCCAGGTGAAGGTCAAGGAGGTCGACGAGGCCGACGACATCTTCACCAAGCTGATGGGCGACGTGGTCGAGCCGCGCCGCGACTTCATCCAGGAACATTCGCTGAGCGCGACGATCGATATTTGA
- the dnaA gene encoding chromosomal replication initiator protein DnaA, translating to MTTPEQDRWSRVKSRLRSNVGEDVYTSWFARMDLEGVQDESVRLSVPTRFLKSWIQAHYAERVLSCWQAEMPEVHRIDLTVRSAVRPVVQQKEAPAPVETRRSPAPELRSTATAPVSANHDALGGSPLDPRLTFASFVVGRSNTLAHAAARQVAEGRRGDAVMFNPLYIHAGVGLGKTHLLQAVTWAGNSGNERKVLYLTAEKFMYGFVAALKTQTALAFKEALRGIDVLVIDDLQFLQGKSTQAEFCHTLNALIDAGRQVVIAADRPPSDLESLDDRVRSRLAGGLVVEMASLGEELRHGILKSRVAAARAHHATFEVPEEVLTYLARAITHNGRDLEGAINRLLAHSKLNNRPVTLEMAEHEVRDLIRPQEPKRIKIEDIQRVVARQYNVSRSDLLSSRRTANVVRPRQVAMYLAKTLTLRSLPEIGRRFGGRDHTTVLHAVRKIEALVSKDTALSDEVESLKRQLQE from the coding sequence ATGACAACCCCGGAACAGGATCGCTGGTCACGCGTGAAGAGTCGGCTGCGCTCGAACGTTGGCGAGGACGTCTATACGAGCTGGTTTGCTCGCATGGATCTGGAAGGCGTCCAGGACGAGAGCGTGCGTCTGTCGGTGCCGACCCGCTTCCTGAAGAGCTGGATCCAGGCCCATTATGCCGAGCGCGTGCTGTCGTGCTGGCAGGCCGAGATGCCCGAAGTGCATCGCATCGATCTCACCGTGCGCTCGGCCGTGCGCCCCGTGGTTCAGCAGAAGGAAGCGCCCGCGCCGGTCGAAACGCGCCGCTCGCCTGCGCCGGAGCTGCGCTCGACCGCGACCGCGCCGGTCTCGGCCAATCATGATGCGCTCGGCGGCTCGCCGCTCGATCCGCGCCTGACGTTTGCGAGCTTCGTCGTCGGCCGTTCCAACACGCTGGCGCATGCAGCTGCGCGTCAGGTCGCCGAGGGTCGTCGCGGCGATGCCGTCATGTTCAATCCGCTCTACATTCATGCGGGCGTCGGGCTCGGCAAGACGCATCTCTTGCAGGCAGTGACCTGGGCCGGCAATTCCGGCAATGAGCGCAAGGTGCTTTATCTCACCGCCGAGAAATTCATGTACGGCTTCGTCGCCGCGCTGAAGACGCAGACGGCGCTCGCCTTCAAGGAAGCGCTGCGCGGCATCGACGTGCTCGTGATCGACGATCTCCAGTTCCTGCAGGGCAAGTCGACCCAGGCCGAGTTCTGCCACACGCTGAACGCGCTGATCGATGCCGGCCGCCAGGTCGTGATCGCGGCCGACCGTCCGCCGTCCGATCTCGAAAGCCTCGACGACCGCGTGCGCTCGCGGCTGGCCGGCGGCCTCGTGGTCGAGATGGCCTCGCTCGGCGAGGAGCTGCGGCACGGCATTCTCAAGTCGCGCGTCGCCGCGGCCCGCGCCCATCATGCCACCTTCGAGGTGCCGGAGGAGGTGCTGACCTATCTGGCCCGCGCCATCACCCATAACGGCCGCGATCTCGAAGGCGCGATCAACCGCCTGCTGGCGCACTCGAAGCTCAACAACCGGCCGGTGACGCTGGAGATGGCGGAGCACGAGGTGCGCGACCTGATCCGGCCGCAGGAACCGAAGCGGATCAAGATCGAGGACATCCAGCGCGTAGTGGCACGGCAGTATAATGTCAGCCGCTCCGACCTCCTGTCCTCGCGCCGGACCGCCAACGTGGTTCGTCCGCGCCAGGTGGCGATGTATCTCGCCAAGACGCTGACCCTGCGATCGCTGCCGGAAATCGGCCGCCGCTTCGGCGGGCGCGACCACACCACGGTGCTGCACGCGGTGCGCAAGATCGAGGCCCTGGTTTCCAAGGACACGGCGCTGTCGGACGAGGTCGAATCGCTCAAGCGCCAGCTTCAGGAATAA
- the recF gene encoding DNA replication/repair protein RecF translates to MTPSRIHRLTLTHFRNYRAAGLEAKADMVALVGPNGAGKTNCIEAISFLSPGRGLRRATLDDVADNQGDGSWAVSAQVEGALGLATLGTGIDPPRADSPVSRRCRIDREPVNSAASFGDHIRMVWLTPAMDGLFMGAASERRRFFDRLVLAIDSDHSSRISALERSLRSRNRLLETRNYDDHWCDAIERETAELAVAVAATRGQTAARLTGMLNVRAQASAFPSAQIALDGWMENALLTETATSVEDRYRQILRDNRPRDAIAGRTTDGPHLTDLQVIYAPKSMPARDASTGEQKALLIGLVLAHASLVAEMTGIVPLLLLDEVVAHLDPSRRAALFDELRKLGAQVWLTGADPAAFAEIGAGGEIFDVESGQVTARR, encoded by the coding sequence ATGACCCCCTCCCGCATTCATCGCCTGACGCTGACGCATTTTCGCAATTACCGGGCGGCGGGGCTCGAGGCTAAGGCTGACATGGTGGCGCTGGTCGGGCCGAACGGAGCGGGCAAGACCAATTGCATCGAGGCGATCTCGTTCCTGTCGCCGGGACGCGGCCTGCGGCGCGCGACGCTGGACGACGTCGCCGACAACCAGGGCGACGGCTCCTGGGCGGTGTCGGCGCAGGTCGAGGGCGCGCTGGGCCTTGCCACGCTCGGCACCGGCATCGATCCGCCGCGCGCAGATAGCCCGGTCAGCCGGCGCTGCCGCATCGACCGCGAACCGGTCAATTCGGCGGCGTCGTTCGGCGACCACATCCGCATGGTGTGGCTGACGCCGGCGATGGACGGGCTGTTCATGGGCGCGGCGTCCGAGCGGCGGCGTTTCTTCGACCGCCTGGTGCTTGCGATCGACAGCGACCATTCCAGCCGCATCTCCGCGCTCGAACGTTCGCTGCGCTCGCGCAACCGCCTGCTCGAGACGCGTAATTACGACGACCATTGGTGTGACGCGATCGAGCGCGAGACCGCGGAGCTTGCGGTCGCGGTCGCCGCAACCCGCGGCCAGACCGCGGCGCGACTGACCGGCATGCTGAACGTGCGCGCGCAGGCCTCCGCCTTTCCCTCGGCGCAGATCGCGCTCGACGGCTGGATGGAGAACGCGCTGCTGACGGAGACCGCGACCTCGGTCGAGGACCGCTACCGCCAGATCCTGCGCGACAACCGTCCGCGTGACGCCATCGCCGGCCGCACCACGGATGGTCCGCATCTCACCGATCTCCAGGTGATCTACGCGCCGAAAAGCATGCCGGCGCGCGATGCCTCGACCGGCGAGCAGAAGGCTCTGCTGATCGGGCTGGTGCTGGCGCATGCGAGCCTGGTCGCCGAGATGACCGGCATCGTGCCGCTGCTGCTGCTCGACGAGGTCGTCGCGCATCTCGATCCGAGCAGGCGCGCGGCGCTGTTCGACGAGCTGCGCAAGCTCGGCGCGCAGGTGTGGCTGACCGGCGCAGACCCCGCCGCCTTCGCCGAGATCGGCGCCGGGGGCGAGATCTTTGACGTCGAAAGCGGACAGGTAACGGCCCGGCGCTAG